GTTTCCGGCTTTTACAGCAGCCCATATTTCTTTAGCACTGTATCTTCCTGGCAGCACATGATAGGTTAATATGCTGGTAAGCGTTGCTTTGTTTTCAGGTTTTACAAGATTTTCTACGGTTCCTTTCGGAAGTTTTGCAAAAGCAGCATCTGTAGGTGCTAATACGGTAAAGGGTCCTGCACTTTGTAAAGTTTCTACCAAACCGGCTGCTTTTACTGCGGCAACCAGGGTTTTATGGTCTTTTGAATTGACCGCATTTTCAATAATGTTTTTGGATGGATACATAGGCGCTCCTCCTACCATTACTGTTTTTTCTTTCATCGTTTGTGCGGTTACCTTTCCGCTGAAAGCAAATGATAAAGCTACCATTGCTAAAACTGTGATTTTTGAATGTGTGTTCATTTCGTTGATTTTTTAATTAATTATATTTAATTGTGCTTTTAATGTCATTTACGAGGTTGGTTTTATTTTAGATTGAAAAAAAATGAAATAAATTATAAAGCACTGATTTTCAGTGTATTATTTTTTTACTTGGTACAAATTCAAGGCATATAGAATTCATGCAAAATCTTTTCCCGGTTGGTTTCGGACCATCATCGAAGACATGCCCCAGGTGAGAATCGCATCTTCCACAAAGGACTTCTGTACGTTCCATTTGATAAGAGGTATCTTTTCTGTATTTAACACTGTTTTTGCGGATAGGCTTATAAAAAGAGGGCCAGCCGCAGGTAGTTGCGAATTTGGAGGTAGAAATGAAAAGAGGATTTCCACAGACAGCACAGTAATAGGTTCCTTTTTCATCAAATTCATAATATTTGCCGGTAAAAGCAGTTTCTGTAGCTCCTTCTCTGGCCACCTGATAAAGTTCCGGCTTTAAAATCTTTTTCCATTCACTGTTGCTTACTTTCAGTGTATTTTCTAAGGTGCGTGAGTAATAAGGATTTTTAGTTTTAAAAAGCGTGCTTTGTGCTTTACAGGTGCCAAAAGATAAGGCAGCACAAAAAACAAGTATGGTTTTTGAAACAAGTGTTTTCATATTGACAATTTTTTAATTATTCTTCATCATTATGTACGAAATAAAAGTTGTTAGGGTTTTTTTTGGAAATATGTTTTATTTTATTACATTTGAATAGAAAAATAAAAGCTATTAAAACAACCTATTCTGAAGAGGAACTTATCGTTTTATTAAAAGAAAAAAACGAAAATGGTTTTCACTATCTGTATGAACACTATTCCGGTGCGTTGTACGGAATCATTCTTCGGATCGTTCAGTCTAAAGAATATACCGAAGAGGTTATTCAGGATGTTTTTGTTAAAATCTGGAATTCTATCCATCAGTACGATGCTTCCAAAGGAAGGTTTTATACCTGGATGATCAATATTGCAAGGAATACAGCTATTGATTATTTAAAGTCAAAAGGGTTTCAGAATGAACTTAAAAACCAATCACTTCCCGATTTCGTATATAATACTGCAGAGCTTTCAACCACCAATAATTCTTCTGATTATATTGGATTTACTAATGTGCTGAAAGGTCTGGAGAGTGACAAGCAGGAGCTTATAGATCTTGCTTATTATCAGGGATATACCCAAAGTGAAATATCCGAAAAACTGAAGATACCGCTGGGAACGGTAAAAACGAAAATGCGGAATGCATTGTTAAAATTAAAAGATTTGTTAAAAGATTACCAATAAATTGAACACTAAGGAATACATATCATCCGGAATTATAGAATCTTATATTCTAGGTCATGCTTCTTCTGAGGAAGCAGGGATTTTGGAGTGTGTGATGAAGAATAATGCTGAAGTAAAAGCGGCTTTTGAAGAAGCACAAAATACTTTGGAACATCTGGCTACAGCTCAGGCTGTAACACCTCCAAGTGATTTGAAATCTAAGATCTGGAATAAAATTCAGCAGGAGCAGACCGTTGAAGAAATAAAGCCTGCTCTTTCTACAACTATTCCTGAATCAAAAGATCAAAGGGAAATTACAGAAAGAGAAACCATTAAGGGAAATACCTCCTGGAAACCTTACGCAATAGCAGCTTCCTTATTGTTCCTGATCAGTGTTGCCGGAAATCTATTCATGATGAATTCTCAGTCATCTGATAAAAAACAAATGGCTTTACTGACGGAAGAAACAAAGATTCAGAATCAGCAAATGAAAAGAATGAATCAGAAGCTTGATATGTTCTCCAATCCTGATATGCAGATGGTAATGCTAAAAGGAGTAGAAAAGCATACGGATGCGAAAGCAATGGTTTTCTGGGATAAAAAAACAAAAGAAGTCTATCTGAATGCTGAAAAACTTCCAAAAGCTCCTGAAGGAATGCAATACCAGCTTTGGGCCATCGAAGACGGAAAACCTGTGAGCGCAGGAATGTATACCGAAGATAAGGACAGTAATATCGCACTTGCGAATATCTCTAATGCACAGGCCTTTGCCATTACGCTCGAAAAAGAAGGCGGAAGCAAAGTACCTACTATGGAAAATATGTTTGTAATGGGAGGAGTTTAAGCTCTTCCCATTATCAATTTCCAAAGTTCACAAAGTGCGGAACATCTGTTGCAAAGTTATTCATTGGTAAAAGATTATTTCTGTTACTGTTAAAATCAAAAACCGAATTATTATCAAAAGGAACACGCGGATAATACGTGAACGAAATCTGAATTCTATTGAAAACCAGATAAGGGTTATTAATTAAAACACCAATTCCGATTTTCGTATTTGCTTTTGTTTTAAGCAGCTTATCATCCGGCATTCCCAGCCATCCCACTGCTGCAGTCAGATAAGGGCTGAAATGGAAATTCTTCCATGTTTTGTTCACAAACATCTGGAGCTGATATCTTAAAACCAGTTTTTTAGTTCCTATATAATCCGAATTGTACACAGGAAATTCATCCGCAGAAGAAAGATTGATTCGGTCTTTATAAGAGTAATTATGCTGTGGATTTCCAAGCGCTAAAGTAGGAGAAAAGAAATGTCTTGCCTTGGCAAATTTCCAATCCATAAGATTCGTAAAATAGGTAGCATCAAAGCGGAAAGATTCCCTGTTCTGGCTATCTTCATTAAAAAATCGTCCAAACTGCCCTTTCACCGTAAAGTATCCCAGCTTTGTAAAAGTACCATACGAAGCGGAAATCCCTACATACGGGTTCACTTCTTTATTTCTGGATAACCCTCCCCCAATAACATTCACAGAATTACCGTAGGCTATATCTTCTGGCAAATCGTACTGAAAAATATTCCTCTGAACGGAAAAGTTCCTCTGGATAAACCCAACAGACATCAGAAAACTGTTGTAAGAGCTGAAATATTTATACTGATCAATTCCCGGACTGTCTTTGTACTGATAATTCTGAAATCTCCCGATGATGGCAATATTACTGGAAACCTTTTCACTTGGATCTGCTGAAACAGGGATCTGATAACCTCCCCATACATCCTGACTGTAGACTTTAATTTGAACTTCAGGAAAAGAAGTATCTGTTTCTACCGGAAGCAAAACATGACGCATAAAATATTCGAAAGTAAAACCACCCGCCCATTTCGTTAAAGGTGAGAAAAAGTCTCTTCTTACATTGAAATTGATTCTTTCATTTTTATAAAAATCTCTTTCCCCAAGAAGCTGAGCATTGATATAAGTTCCGAAAAGGTTATAGGCTGTATAGCTCCCCAAAAGATAGTTCTGATGCTCTTTGGAATCATTTCTGTAAAGGAAATCAAACGTATGACCTAATCCCAGTACATTTTCTTCAGTCACTCCCAAGCCAATCTTGCTTCCGGAATAGCTGATTCTCGGCTTCAAACTCCAGGAATCAAGAACTTTTACCACTACATCTATAGAATCTTTGCTGGAAGTACTGTCTGAAACACTAATATTCACTCTGTTTACAAATGGCATGGTTCTCAGCAAACGCTCGGATTCATATAGCTTTTGAGCATTATATTCTTCCCCTTCTTTAAAAAGCAGATAATTATCAACCGTAGAATTTCTTGTATTGGCGTGAAGATGATCTGCCACCCAATCATACCATCTGGATCTTTCTTTACTGTCTTTAGAGTTGTATCCGAAAGGATCAATGGTTTCTATCCTTACATTTCTGATATGCCTTTTGCTGTAAGTCTCCTGCGACAATTTCTCCGTTCTGGAACTGACGGAAGTGGAATCCGGTTCTCTACGGAATATAAAACGGTGAATGAATTTGGTTACTTTTCTCTTGTCTGAAAATTCTTCTATTTTGTAATACAGCGAGTCTTTCTTCTCCTGTGCATTTAAAAAAGAAAAACCACTTAAAAGGAAAATCAGAGTTACAGTCGTTCTAGTCATTAGTCATCAAAATTCAATTCAGTTTGTAGTATCAATTTATACGCCAAGAAGGCTTTAAGGCGTACCACATTTAGGAAAATTTTCTATGTAGAGCTCTATTTATTCGTTATTTTAATTTTTAGAGGAAAATCATAGCTAAAAAATGACTGTTATTTATAAAAAACGTTTTCTATAGCTTAAAAAAGAAATATACCACCGCAGCCCATTCCTTCTGAATACCCCTGGCATAGCCTATCGTACTTCGGCTTGCATTTTCAACGGTTCCGTCATCTTTAATATAGCCTAAAGTAGAACGGCTGCTATTTTCTACCGTTCCGTCCTTTTTCACATACCCTACTGTGGAACGGCTGCTGTTTTCAATAGTCCCGTCACTTTTAATATAACCAATAGTTGATCGACTACTATTTTCAATAGTACCATCGCTCTTGATATACCCTACCGTTGAACGGCTGCTGTTTTCGATTGTTCCGTCACTTTTTATATAGCCAATGGTACTTCGGCTGCTGGATTCTATCGTTTGGGCTTTTGTGAGCGTCATGCTTATCAAAATAGTGATAAGAAATGCTATTTTTCTCATGGTTTGCTATTTTGCCTCTAATGTAAGATTCTATTTTGATTATTTTAAATTAACAGCAAATGATATATTCAAAAATTCCTTTTCATTACGGAAATCTGTAGTGGTATGAATTATTTTAACACTTTCGGAGTGTTTAATTAAATAATAACAAACCATCAAAACAGATCCGTTCCAGGCTAAAAAGTATCTATCCATTTATAAAGATCTGTATCAGAAGATATTTCGAATGCTTTTCTAAGCCTGCTTTTTCTCGTCTGAACTGTTCGTACCGAAATATGGTTGTATTCTGCAATATCTTTTGTTGTGAAACCAAGCTTGATAAGAGCACATAGCTTGAACTCCTCCCCTGTCATATCCGGATTGATCTCAGTAAGGTTATCATATAAATTGGGAAATGAAGATTTCATTTTGGGTATAAAAGCAATATCGTCATTTATGGCAAATTTCACCAGATTTTCCAAATCTATATCATCTTTTCTATTGAGTTTTTCACGCATATTCGCGATTATCTTTTCACCATGAAGAACCTTCTGATATAATTCCAAAATCATAAATTGTTTCGACAGGATAAAATAGCCTAGAATTGCAAACCACACAAATACACTGATAAAAGCAAAGAGCCTCTGATTTTTTGAAAACTCTAAATTTTCCACTCCCCTAACCCTGAATATCCTAAAATCATAATAATGGCTTGTTAGAAAAAGAATAAATGCGGTAGCAAAAACAACGATAATATGCTTCGATGTTTCCCTTGTATTAAAAACAAATAATGAAGTAGTAATGAGCACAAAATAATATAATGACAAACCATTTCCAAAACCTGATGTGGATGAGAAATAGAAAACCAGCAGCAAAGAAAGTTCTATAGCGATCAGGCATATTAAAGCATTTTGGCGTGCCTTCGTAAAAAAGAAAAGAATAAGGAAAATCCCCCCGAGTATAAACAATCCTCCAAAAAAAGCTTTGAAACCGAAAAACAAATCTCTTAATCCGTTCAAAAGCAAAATAACTCCAATAGAAAATGCAAACAAATTTAATCGCTGAGCATCAATTCGCTTAAATTTATCCGAATCAGGCTCAATATGCAGGTTTTTTATATAATTGAATATTTTATGCAACATCACCAATAAATAATTACAAAAAGATAATAATTATTCATACATAAACTATTCATTTTGATCCTTTTTAATAAAAACAAAATATAATAGCTTGATAATCATCAAATAACAAGTTTAACATAGACAGAAAAGGAGTTCCTTTCAGATCTCCTTTTATTCTCTTTTTTATCTCTCATTGTAAAAAACTTACATATTTAGAGACAAATATATTGTTATAGCACATTTTCAAATTAAAAAGCTTTTTTTCCATTTGGATACTGTATTACGACTTAATTTAAAACGGGATGCTAGTTGAAAATTGTTGAGCTTATTTTTTTTCTGATAATCAAGTATTTTAAGAATATCTGATTTACTAAACGAACGGAGCCTTTGATTAGCAACAAAAGTTTCTTTGTCTGGAGTACCAAAAATTTTTTCGTTGAGCACTAAAATATCCACAACAGATAATCTTTCTTTCTGTAATAATTGTTGACAGTTCGCCTTTTTTTCCGGAAACTCCTTTACTAAAATGTCGTTATAAATTCTCTTATAATCAGGTTTTGCTTTTTCCATAGTAATTGTTGTATTAATTTCACACCCTTGCTACTTTGAGATATGATAATAAGGTCTTTATATCTGTTTTTCCTCATCTTTATATTTGCATATCCACTTATAAAGAGTTGTTTTTGGAATTTTATAATGTTCTATCACTTCAATTTTTGACATTTCCCCAGATTGTATTTGTTTCAGAATAAAATTAATAACCTCTTTTGTATAAATATTTTTCCGGAATTGAGGTAAGGTTACTTTTTTTCCCTTCTTATTTTCTGTTCTCTTATCTGGTATGGGAGGAGCATATAAAATCAGATGCTGTGAATACAGCCTGAAAAAATCATATTCTAATAATTTACTCCATTTCAACAAGTTTTCCGTTTCTATACTTGTAGCATTGTACATTTTTTTTATTTCCAATTCTGTACATTTCATAAAATTACAGATGCGGGAAAATTCTATTCCGCGTTCGGCAACTTCTTTTTCAATCAATGGTCCAATGGGAATCTCTTTAAAATTCATTAGTAGTGTTTTTAGAATCTTTTAATTTAATTGAGAGTATTTTATAAACCGGCAGACGAATTCATCTGCCGGATATAATGAACTTAAGGGGCTTTAATCTTTTCTATTTATACTTTCATATCAATAGGATGACATTCTTTGCGCCGCCATAAAGACACGTCGGATGTTATTGCTGGGATCAGTATCATTTAAATTATCTACAGAAATAAACATGATTATTCTATACCAGATTCCATCTACAACTACATCTACCGTTTCTATCTCCTGAGAGTCATCACTGGAACTGGTAGCTGTTAAAGGAGTAGAGCTACTATTCATATTATCTCCCCAGTTAAGGTAAATTCCGTTATCAGTTTCCATATAACCTCCGGGTGCTAATAAAATATTCGAACGACGGAAGCGGTCTACACTAGATAATGCCGAATACCACACTTTAATGTTAGAACCAGAAGCATTTACCAAACGGGGATTGTAGGTAACTGCTCCTGAACCCTGATTGGAACTTGCATTAAAATTAATATCCAATTTTAATTTTCCTCCTAAAATAGCATCATAAGTACCACCAACCTGCGTGCTCAACAGCCCTATATACGTTGCCGGTAATGTATAAGTAAAGAACTGATACTCACCAGGCGCAAGTACTTTCCCGGCACCTATTGTTGCACTGCAGCTTTGCCCCCCAATCGAAATGGGAAATGTTGTTGTATTAGGACTCGACACCGTTGGTGTTCCGGAAACAGTATAGTTTAAAGTACCTGATCCCTGTGTAAAATTGCCCTGTGGAAGTGTTGCTGTAAGACCATTTACAGGCCCTATAGTTTGTGAACCATATATTCCTGCATTGCCTCCTGAATAAGGAATCGACATGGTACCTTGATAAGGAGTTCCAGAAGTATAGGTAAGTGGATTCAGTGTTGCCGCTGTGCATGTCAAACTGCTTATTGTTCCCGTCTGTAACGAACGTCCGTCCAAGGGTCTCCATTGAGTCCCATCCCAATAAACATATCCCGTAAAAGTAAAGGTAGGCTGAGTTCCTTGGTTATACACCAACAAACCAACTGCAGGATTGGGAATTGTAGACGCATCATTATATGCTGTTAAAGCTACTCTTGGACCTAAAAACCCTTTTTGGCTTCCCGATGCAAGCTGACTTACATTAAGCTCCAGAATAGCAGATGCGTCGGGAATTGCACCAATACCTGTAGATCCTGAAGAGGTTACGATAAAATCATTTGCTAACTGTGTTGCCGTTGGTGTTCCTGTCGCGGCATTATTTTTACCACCATCGATATTGAATACCCCTTGTGGATTTTGCGTATTGATTCCTACTTGCGCTAAAGCTAATGATCCAATCGTTAACGCACAGATTGTATAAATTTTATTTTTCATTTTATTTAATAATTGGGGAAAACAGAAAAGAATCTTATAATTATTCTTTTCCTGAGTTACTCTATTTTTAATTTGTGTTCCTGTTATTTTAGTATAAACTGTATTTGAAAGAGGGCGGAGGCCGAATTTGTATTCCCATTAGATAAGCACTTTCCAACACCACTATTTTGATGGGTTGTTTAGGAAAAATGTTGTTATTGTATAAGGCAAATACCTTTTGTTTATTCTGTACTATTCCTTGTTTTTCTTTAAAGGTATTATTGGTTATGACGATAGCAATATCTCTTGATTCCCCATTAAAAACTACATTAGAATTAGTATTTTCACTGATATAGATTCTCTGTTTTGAAATCAGTTTTAGAGATCTTTTTTCTACCTTCTTATTTTTAGCTTTTTTTATAGTTTTAGTAAAAGAGGCCTGTGGTGATTTTGATAAAGAAGAAGAAAGTACAACTACTTTTACATTGGAAATTTGATCCGAATTGTATACAGTAGTAATGTCTTTTATATATAATGAGACCAGACTATCTTTTTTCTCTGCCTGAAAAGGAATGCTGTCTTTTATATTGAGACTATAATCAGTTCCGATGTATAGTTTTGCATAAGTATTATAAAAAGAGTATAACAAAAGAAGCATGCCTGATGCTTTTTTCATACTGTAACGGCTTTTCTTTAAATACTTTTTCACCTCATAGGAATTGAGTTGTAAAATTGATCCTATTTTGGCCTATAATAAAGAAATGAGATACGCTACAGATACCTTATGGGAACGCTAAAACATACGCCATAGATACCATCAAAAACAATAAACAAGGTTCAAAATATTGATTTTCAGAAAGATAAATATATTTGATAGATTTTTATTTTAATCTGTATATTATCAATGATGATGACATCTAAAAAACAAAAATTCACTTTTTATTTACAAGATTGAAGAACGGGTGCTTGATTTTTTCACAAATTGTCCGCTTTATAATAAATATGAGCAAAAATAAACCAAGGATTCCATTTTGTAATTGTATTTGTAAAAATCACCAGCGTCAAAAAATAACCAAAAATTATTAAAAGGAATTTTAGTGATAAAAGAATTTCAGTTGAATGTGCAATTGTTATATTATCAAAGAAGGAAACTGTTATATTTAGATTCTTATATTTTGACTCAAAAAATAATCAACCAACAACACATTGAAATACAATCATATATAGATGTAAAAAAAAGAG
The nucleotide sequence above comes from Chryseobacterium sp. 7. Encoded proteins:
- a CDS encoding anti-sigma factor domain-containing protein — protein: MNTKEYISSGIIESYILGHASSEEAGILECVMKNNAEVKAAFEEAQNTLEHLATAQAVTPPSDLKSKIWNKIQQEQTVEEIKPALSTTIPESKDQREITERETIKGNTSWKPYAIAASLLFLISVAGNLFMMNSQSSDKKQMALLTEETKIQNQQMKRMNQKLDMFSNPDMQMVMLKGVEKHTDAKAMVFWDKKTKEVYLNAEKLPKAPEGMQYQLWAIEDGKPVSAGMYTEDKDSNIALANISNAQAFAITLEKEGGSKVPTMENMFVMGGV
- the msrB gene encoding peptide-methionine (R)-S-oxide reductase MsrB; translated protein: MKTLVSKTILVFCAALSFGTCKAQSTLFKTKNPYYSRTLENTLKVSNSEWKKILKPELYQVAREGATETAFTGKYYEFDEKGTYYCAVCGNPLFISTSKFATTCGWPSFYKPIRKNSVKYRKDTSYQMERTEVLCGRCDSHLGHVFDDGPKPTGKRFCMNSICLEFVPSKKIIH
- a CDS encoding RNA polymerase sigma factor — translated: MNRKIKAIKTTYSEEELIVLLKEKNENGFHYLYEHYSGALYGIILRIVQSKEYTEEVIQDVFVKIWNSIHQYDASKGRFYTWMINIARNTAIDYLKSKGFQNELKNQSLPDFVYNTAELSTTNNSSDYIGFTNVLKGLESDKQELIDLAYYQGYTQSEISEKLKIPLGTVKTKMRNALLKLKDLLKDYQ
- a CDS encoding helix-turn-helix transcriptional regulator encodes the protein MLHKIFNYIKNLHIEPDSDKFKRIDAQRLNLFAFSIGVILLLNGLRDLFFGFKAFFGGLFILGGIFLILFFFTKARQNALICLIAIELSLLLVFYFSSTSGFGNGLSLYYFVLITTSLFVFNTRETSKHIIVVFATAFILFLTSHYYDFRIFRVRGVENLEFSKNQRLFAFISVFVWFAILGYFILSKQFMILELYQKVLHGEKIIANMREKLNRKDDIDLENLVKFAINDDIAFIPKMKSSFPNLYDNLTEINPDMTGEEFKLCALIKLGFTTKDIAEYNHISVRTVQTRKSRLRKAFEISSDTDLYKWIDTF
- a CDS encoding fasciclin domain-containing protein; translated protein: MNTHSKITVLAMVALSFAFSGKVTAQTMKEKTVMVGGAPMYPSKNIIENAVNSKDHKTLVAAVKAAGLVETLQSAGPFTVLAPTDAAFAKLPKGTVENLVKPENKATLTSILTYHVLPGRYSAKEIWAAVKAGNGKSMMKTVQGEDLTFWTKGKDLYIKDAKGNSAKVTIADVNQSNGVIHVIDTVLMP
- a CDS encoding 5-fold beta-flower protein — encoded protein: MRKIAFLITILISMTLTKAQTIESSSRSTIGYIKSDGTIENSSRSTVGYIKSDGTIENSSRSTIGYIKSDGTIENSSRSTVGYVKKDGTVENSSRSTLGYIKDDGTVENASRSTIGYARGIQKEWAAVVYFFFKL
- a CDS encoding helix-turn-helix domain-containing protein — protein: MEKAKPDYKRIYNDILVKEFPEKKANCQQLLQKERLSVVDILVLNEKIFGTPDKETFVANQRLRSFSKSDILKILDYQKKNKLNNFQLASRFKLSRNTVSKWKKSFLI
- a CDS encoding transposase, whose protein sequence is MNFKEIPIGPLIEKEVAERGIEFSRICNFMKCTELEIKKMYNATSIETENLLKWSKLLEYDFFRLYSQHLILYAPPIPDKRTENKKGKKVTLPQFRKNIYTKEVINFILKQIQSGEMSKIEVIEHYKIPKTTLYKWICKYKDEEKQI